A single region of the Anomaloglossus baeobatrachus isolate aAnoBae1 chromosome 2, aAnoBae1.hap1, whole genome shotgun sequence genome encodes:
- the SPART gene encoding spartin produces MEKQPFPDMQDNALIRSIEEEYRKAFVYINKGLNTDETGYKEEARNYYKQGKEHLLRGLGVSLQGPECTGPAWDAARHMQGKMRETLENVNTRLNILQQSMAGPSVNPPAVGASAPVPTVYPSLPPKEKEKPERPTLPPFPTEPVNGVSCTAQDSGAAMSPYVAGVAAPPAYTPQATDGHYTVSYGTESGEHSMIGDEFYAIPTQPPPVQSLGVDAEELILIPRGVQIFYVTPDGLVSAPSYPGYLRIIKFMDTSSEMDLNRPPAFLQVCDWLYPLMSNQSPVLRSNNGVYMFPDLMSQLPGCYVGVVLSAELPAADLELFEDLMKQMSDLRIQPSEASGEIIDLTQTIHVISIPEPEPTPKEKEELPPWSEKVAQGILQGASWLSWGLVKGAELTEKAIHKGATKLREHIQPEDKPLEVNPTVAKGLNVAKQATGGAVKVSQFLVDGVCAVASCVGRELGPHVKKHGSKLLPESLKKDKDGKSPLDGAMVVAASGVQGFATVWQGLEYAAKNVTKSVASETVHTVKYKYGRDAGHATDNAVNSAINVGVTALNIDHLGIKAIVKKTAKETSHVILDEYKLKEKPEKREDPH; encoded by the exons ATGGAAAAGCAACCCTTTCCCGACATGCAGGACAACGCATTAATACGAAGTATCGAGGAAGAATACAGGAAAGCATTTGTCTATATCAACAAAGGATTGAACACAGATGAGACCGGATACAAGGAAGAAGCTCGAAACTATTACAAGCAAGGCAAGGAGCATCTGCTAAGAGGACTAGGTGTCTCGCTGCAGGGACCGGAGTGCACCGGTCCAGCTTGGGATGCCGCCAGACACATGCAAGGGAAGATGCGAGAGACTCTGGAGAACGTCAACACCAGACTGAATATCCTACAGCAGAGTATGGCAGGACCTTCTGTAAACCCTCCTGCTGTGGGTGCATCTGCCCCAGTGCCAACTGTATACCCATCACTGCCaccaaaagagaaggaaaaaccTGAAAGGCCAACGTTGCCACCATTCCCTACAGAGCCAGTGAATGGGGTGtcgtgcacagcacaggacagtGGGGCAGCAATGAGTCCCTATGTAGCGGGGGTGGCAGCGCCCCCAGCATACACCCCCCAGGCCACAGATGGACATTACACGGTTTCCTATGGGACAGAGTCTGGGGAACATTCGATGATTGGGGACGAGTTTTATGCTATACCCACACAGCCGCCTCCAGTGCAAAGTCTGGGAGTAGATGCAGAAGAACTGATCCTTATACCCAGGGGAGTCCAGATCTTCTATGTGACACCAGATGGACTAGTTAGTGCCCCCTCCTATCCAGGGTATCTCCGAATTATTAAGTTTATGGACACAAGTAGTGAAATGGACCTCAACCGCCCTCCTGCTTTCCTTCAG GTGTGTGACTGGCTATACCCGCTCATGTCTAACCAGTCTCCAGTACTACGCTCTAATAATGGGGTGTACATGTTCCCAGACCTGATGTCGCAGCTCCCCGGCTGTTATGTGGGGGTAGTTCTCTCGGCCGAGCTCCCAGCAGCTGATCTAGAGCTCTTTGAAGACCTAATGAAACAGATGTCCGACCTAAGAATTCAG CCCAGTGAAGCATCGGGTGAAATCATAGACCTGACTCAGACAATACACGTCATCTCTATACCCGAACCCGAGCCGACCCCAAAAGAGAAGGAAGAACTTCCTCCATGGAGTGAGAAGGTCGCGCAGGGTATCCTCCAAG GAGCTTCTTGGCTGAGCTGGGGTCTGGTTAAAGGAGCAGAATTGACTGAAAAAGCCATTCATAAAGGTGCCACCAAATTAAGAGAGCACATACAGCCTGAGGATAAACCACTGGAGGTCAATCCCACAGTGGCCAAAGGGCTCAATGTAGCCAAGCAGGCCACCGGCGGGGCAGTGAAAGTCAGTCAATTCCTAG TGGACGGGGTCTGCGCTGTTGCAAGTTGTGTTGGAAGAGAGCTGGGGCCACACGTAAAGAAACATGGCAGCAAACTTCTCCCTGAATCGCTGAAGAAAGACAAGGATGGTAAATCTCCATTGGATGGCGCCATGGTGGTAGCAGCCAGTGGAGTACAAG GATTTGCGACGGTTTGGCAGGGTCTGGAGTACGCAGCGAAGAACGTAACCAAAAGTGTGGCCTCCGAAACTGTGCACACGGTCAAATACAA aTATGGAAGAGACGCCGGTCATGCCACCGACAATGCGGTAAATTCTGCCATCAATGTCGGGGTGACTGCACTTAACATTGACCACTTGGGTATAAAAGCAATAGTGAAAAAAACTGCAAAGGAAACGAGTCATGTCATTCTGGACGAATACAAACTGAAAGAGAAACCGGAGAAGAGGGAGGATCCGCACTGA